In Neodiprion pinetum isolate iyNeoPine1 chromosome 6, iyNeoPine1.2, whole genome shotgun sequence, one genomic interval encodes:
- the LOC124221286 gene encoding protein tramtrack, alpha isoform has product MNETEEVQLNLKWDNFSSHLALSFDSCYESQQFVDVSLVCKDGEVIKGHKMILANTSKFFRRLLTENEHPHPMIVLHNIDADDLRSLMTFMYCGEVQVFQNDLKKLLEIADTLEITGLQQIQELDSPAVRFGVKNYLGSNAEINRTEASKSNMDYEGNLNSSSGKPASNLLKYVSSLGQKNNSESSLQPFESSSKKLQEMAQKFEKCSRSVGSWSFLQQAQNGNGTRIQEIPSDCDNKKVKISQNRDLDRLEFKSSSQKLQEMAKLLENVNHHKSSEASKEAWEGQKRSLDFDNGVTEPPAKKSNMTPNTLNTSELEPKAEIAGRLSTVRETLPGRSADAEDLLQNCVFIKDEVDVATDCSTASDVDLDNSPADNLLVNNTDRFGSSMLAAELLKAVANKRKDSKKLFTAIRELTFEVQRQSYEIQELRNCLQSRGFLKIDTITVRSFAEEYGISLQLQTVEEFKDFDLRLKNDGDFCAKFVSTLEHLLEKEIQKSITSILKSYVSRDLATSCTAIRRSNDKMIFKGTKFNDCLFALICQYHRRERNEPLTEKEYYQALSSCLSNAKDWHGFRSARKNQSAALRRTGNGDRDDGRIDLGSGAKVDEFGDQDSRNAEHD; this is encoded by the exons ATGAATGAAACGGAAGAGGTTCAGCTGAACCTGAAGTGGGACAACTTTTCATCTCACTTGGCGCTTTCCTTCGACTCTTGTTACGAGTCCCAACAGTTTGTGGATGTATCGTTGGTATGCAAGGATGGGGAGGTGATTAAAGGTCACAAAATGATACTCGCCAACACTAGCAAGTTTTTTCGACGTTTGTTGACTGAAAATGAACATCCACACCCAATGATCGTCTTGCATAACATTGACGCTGACGATCTCAGGAGTTTGATGACTTTTATGTACTGCGGGGAGGTTCAAGTATTTCAAAACGATCTCAAAAAACTGTTAGAAATAGCTGATACTTTAGAAATCACGGGATTACAGCAAATTCAAGAACTGGATAGTCCTGCCGTTCGCttcggtgtaaaaaattatcttggTTCAAATGCTGAGATCAATCGAACTGAAGCTTCTAAAAGCAATATGGACTACGAAGGTAATCTAAATAGTTCGAGTGGCAAGCCTGCGTCAAATCTTCTTAAATATGTCTCTAGCCTTGGTCAGAAAAACAATTCAGAATCTTCTCTTCAACCGTTCGAAAGTTcaagtaaaaaattgcaagagATGGCACAGAAGTTTGAGAAATGTTCAAGGAGCGTCGGAAGCTGGTCGTTCTTACAGCAGGCGCAAAACGGTAATGGGACAAGGATACAGGAAATACCAAGTGACTGCGATaataagaaagtaaaaatatctcAGAACAGAGATTTGGATAGATTGGAATTCAAAAGTTCAAGTCAGAAACTTCAGGAAATGGCCAAACTGTTAGAAAATGTGAATCATCACAAGTCGTCGGAAGCATCCAAAGAAGCTTGGGAGGGTCAAAAGAGATCGTTGGATTTTGACAACGGTGTCACCGAACCTCCGGCTAAAAAATCTAATATGACACCTAATACTCTGAATACTTCAGAGCTAGAACCGAAGGCTGAAATAGCCGGGCGACTGTCCACAGTGCGAGAAACCCTTCCAGGTCGCTCAGCTGATGCCGAAGACCTTTTGCAAAACTGTGTCTTTATAAAAGATGAAGTTGATGTTGCCACCGATTGCAGTACAGCATCAGATGTCGATCTGGATAATTCACCAGCAGACAACTTGCTCGTAAACAACACTGATCGTTTTGGGTCAAGCATGCTGGCTGCAGAGCTGCTTAAGGCTGTTGCGAATAAAAGGAAAG ATTCCAAAAAGCTGTTCACCGCAATTAGAGAGCTGACATTTGAAGTGCAGCGTCAAAGCTACGAAATTCAAGAACTTCGTAATTGTCTGCAGAGTCgtggatttttgaaaatcgacacAATTACCGTTAGAAGTTTCGCCGAGGAGTATGGAATATCTTTACAGTTACAAACAGTTGAAGAGTTCAAAGACTTTGATCTACGATTAAAAAATGATGGTGATTTTTGTGCAAAGTTT GTATCCACATTGGAACACCttcttgaaaaagaaatacaaaagAGTATAACATCAATATTGAAAAGTTACGTCAGTAGAGACTTGGCAACATCCTGCACTGCAATAAGACGATCAAATGATAAGATGATATTCAAAGGCACCAAATTTAACGATTGTCTCTTCG CTCTCATTTGCCAATACCATCGCAGAGAAAGAAATGAACCTCTAACTGAAAAGGAATACTACCAAGCACTCTCCAGCTGTCTAAGCAATGCCAAGGATTGGCATGGATTTCGCTCAGCTCGTAAAAACCAGAGTGCTGCACTTCGTCGGACAGGAAATGGAGATAGAGACGATGGGAGAATTGATTTGGGAAGTGGTGCCAAAGTTGATGAATTCGGTGATCAGGACAGTAGAAATGCTGAACATGATTAA
- the LOC124221288 gene encoding tetratricopeptide repeat protein 12, which produces MEVDEESVKSVIRDSSATEEEFQNFMHRVHQVEKIVKKLASDNPQEQKLGTMLADEILDPKVTTEISDVGELKIKSSRTVINKIPLTEQESDPNKMSQEAFMKSVEKDAKQRAEDRKIRNERADTFKRIANKAFKEQNYEKAITYYTKAVEQKKDSAMLWNNRALSYMKLGLYEKALHDCDWALKVNEYNIKALLNGAKCYKFLRQYKKFDEFIHRAKESNPDLIDFIDEFVENLDNEIKAPLRQEVGYE; this is translated from the exons ATGGAAGTCGATGAGGAATCTGTGAAGAGTGTCATACGGGATTCGAGTGCGACGGAAgaggaatttcaaaatttcatgcaCCGTGTACATCAGGTTG AGAAAATCGTGAAGAAACTTGCGTCAGACAATCCTCAGGAACAGAAGTTGGGCACGATGCTCGCTGACGAAATCTTGGACCCGAAAGTGACGACGGAAATTTCTGATGTTGGAGAGTTGAAAATCAAGAGCAGCCGAACGGTCATTAACAAAATACCGCTGACCGAACAGGAATCAGACCCAAACAAAATGTCACAAG AGGCGTTTATGAAGAGTGTAGAAAAGGATGCAAAACAAAGGGCAGAGGATAGGAAAATCAGAAATGAACGAGCAGATACGTTTAAGAGGATCGCCAACAAAGCATTTAAGGAGCAGAATTATGAAAAGGCTATTACTTACTACACCAAGGCTGTAGAACAGAAGAAAGACTCCGCTATGCTTTGGAATAACAGAGCTCTTTCTTACATGAAATTGGGTCTGTATGAAAAAGCTCTGCACGACTGTGACTGGGCTCTAAAAGTAAACGAATATAACATCAAAGCACTTCTGAATGGCGCCAAGTGCTACAAGTTTTTGAGgcaatacaaaaaatttgacgaatttattCACAGAGCTAAAGAATCAAATCCTGATCTGATTGACTTTAttgatg AATTCGTGGAAAACTTGGATAATGAGATAAAAGCTCCACTGAGACAAGAGGTGGGCTACGAATAA
- the LOC124221287 gene encoding UPF0415 protein C7orf25 homolog, which translates to MDENTELLKQLGERIQGGKQMIEGLKLLEHVEGVDKFARKINQEIRFLKKVQSTGNVKKDHLQSTNLIHLSALVDRLHASKNPVSVIKPFKFEQSRLEVDIVDNNGSTWVKVIARNARALTLISLGNGEYGQKSVLHQAAAYLKCAALHPHMYKIPEVIFHFAYGIETPLAIRLKHLGVLVEGENISCSEVPSLDNSFLMDHTQQLDFSALDMYDSDCENDQGELKEVAMLDPINSVHTNEIEEIRILNLDVSTLLAYVTNMVNGHTHFKYREPLLTMQAEWERSRPVKPILDQIFQGKTLIVCRTAYDNFTNIIRVIGGPNESRRSKEFMRKVTIVPDDPCDRIMKALPLGGRIKDRSRLVFATGENMKSITVSANEGFVRAARMQGIECSVFLHEPRSLSEMKEINAQRLNLS; encoded by the exons ATGGATGAGAATACAGAGTTGCTAAAACAACTTGGAGAAAGAATTCAAGGCGGCAAGCAAATGATAGAAGGTTTGAAGTTACTGGAACATGTCGAAGGGGTTGACAAGTTTGCCAGAAAAATTAATCAGGAAAtccgatttttaaaaaaa gtacaatCGACCGGGAATGTGAAGAAGGATCATTTGCAAAGTACAAATTTAATCCATCTTAGCGCCTTGGTAGATCGTCTACATGCCTCTAAGAATCCGGTGAGTGTTATCAAACCATTCAAGTTTGAACAGTCTCGACTGGAGGTCGACATCGTCGATAACAATGGATCAACCTGGGTAAAAGTCATAGCAAGAAATGCACGAGCTTTGACGCTAATATCCCTTGGCAATGGGGAATATGGACAAAAGTCTGTCCTGCATCAAGCGGCAGCCTATCTGAAATGTGCTGCCCTCCATCCACACATGTACAAAATACCAGaggtcatttttcattttgcctATGGGATAGAAACCCCATTAGCTATCAGATTGAAACATCTAGGAGTTTTGGTCGAGGGGGAAAATATTTCCTGCTCAGAAGTTCCGTCCCTGGATAATTCTTTCTTGATGGACCATACACAACAACTTGATTTCTCAGCTTTAGATATGTATGACTCAGACTGTGAAAATGATCAGGGAGAGCTGAAGGAGGTGGCAATGCTTGACCCAATTAATTCGGTGCACACGAACGAAATAGAGGAGATCAGAATTCTCAATTTGGACGTTTCTACTCTATTGGCGTATGTTACGAACATGGTGAATGGGCATACGCATTTTAAGTATCGTGAACCTCTGTTGACCATGCAAGCAGAGTGGGAAAGAAGCCGTCCTGTAAAACCGATTCTTGATCAAATTTTCCAGGGCAAGACATTAATCGTCTGCCGCACTGCCTATGATAATTTTACAAACATAATTCGTGTTATTGGAGGCCCTAATGAATCTCGGAGAAGTAAGGAATTCATGAGGAAGGTGACGATCGTTCCTGACGATCCTTGTGACAGGATTATGAAGGCGTTACCCCTTGGTGGTAGAATCAAGGATCGGTCAAGGCTCGTTTTTGCAACTGGTGAAAATATGAAGAGTATCACTGTGTCGGCTAATGAAGGGTTCGTCAGAGCAGCCAGGATGCAG GGAATTGAATGCTCAGTTTTTCTACATGAACCAAGATCGTTAtctgaaatgaaagaaattaatgcCCAGAGATTAAATCTATCGTGA